DNA from Sulfitobacter albidus:
TTGTGTCACGCGTCTCGCCTCTGGCGGAGAATGGCGCCGCGTTGGGGTTGGATGTCTCGGCAGATCCGCTGCGCAGAGAGATTTTCGAACGGTCGCGGCGCGAAAACACCATGTTGATGTCACAGCGCATCGTTCTTGTTCAGGATAAAAGTAAAAGTGACGGGTTTCTCTTGGTGCGTCCCATTTTCGCCAAGGAATTTGTGCCCGAGACCCAGTCGACGGCCGAGGGTGACTTTCTGGGGTGGGTCGCTGCGCCCTTTATCGCGCGCGAAATGCTGGCCGGGGCAACGTTCTCGCAGGGGCTGAACTACAACCTTGAGGTCTTTGCCTCCGATCGGCCGGATGGCAGCACGCACTTTTTCGACAGCAGTGCGGAGAATAGCGAAGCCGGGCAATTCACGCTAGATTACCCGATCGAGCTTTTTGGTCAGCGATGGACCCTGCGCTACACCAGCACCCCTTCCTTTGATGGAACGATGCTGAGCTATCTGCCTCTATTGCTGGCGTTGATTGGCATCATGCTCTCGGCGTTGCTGGCAATGGCGTTGAAATACGTGAACCTGCGCGGCGAAGCGCTGGCCAAGGCGGTGGAAGAGCGGACCAAACTGTTGAGCGCGCGCGAGCAAGAGCGGCGCGCGACCCTCGATACGACCATGGCTGCCGTGCTGGTGACCGATGACGACGGGGAAATTCAGTTTGCCAACGCCGGTGCGGCTGCTCTGTTCGCGATTGATCGGGCGGCTTTCGATGGCAAAAGCCTTTCCGACTTTGTCGCGCTGAAGCCGGGGGCGGGACAGACGCAGGGGTATAACGCCGAAGGGATCTGTGCCAACGGTCAGCGGCTTTTCCTCGATGTGGAGATGAACACCTGGACCGATGCGGACGGCAGCAGCAGGATTACCGCGCTGGTGCGCGACGTGACCCCCGCGATCATGTCGCGGCAACGTGTCGAATCCGTGCGCAAACGCTATGATGCGGCCTTGGCCGGCGCAGAGATCGGCATCTTTGAGGTCGATCTCGAAACCGGCAAGTCAATCGTTTCGGATACGTGGCATACGATCATGGGAACGGCGGATCTGACCGAGGAGTTCGATCACCAGCGCCACTTCATGGGCCGCGTGCATAAAGAGGATCTGCCAGCGCTTCTCGAGGCGGATCAGCGTTGCATAAACGGACAGGCGACACGGACCAAGGCCGAATACCGGGTGAAATTCGGCGATGACTGGCGCTGGATGTATTCCGATGCGGTCGCGACAGAGCGGGACGGGGAGGGGCGCGCCCTGCGGCTGGTCGGCACCCAGACCGACATCACCGAAATCCGCCACGCCAGAAATGCGCTGGAATTGAGCGAGCAGCGATTCCGGATGGTTCTTGAGGACGCGCCCGTCGGTATGGCGCTGATGGATGAGCAGGGCAATCTCGTGGGAGCCAACGGTGCGCTCAGCACGCTTGTGGGCTATAGCGAGGAGGCGATGATCAACAAGATGCGCCTGAGCGATCTGCTGGATCCGGATGAATTCCGCGCGCTGGCCAACGAGGTGCAAAACCGTGTCAACGATGGTCAGGAGAGTACTTACGAGGCGGAACTGCGTCTGCTGACCAAAGGAGGCGAGGAGCGTTGGGGTCTGTTCAGCGTCACCTGGACCCACGACAAGAACATCGACGAATTGGTCTATATCGCGCAGATCGTCGACGTGACCGACAAAAAGAAGGTCGAGCAGATCAAGAGCGAATTCGTGGCCACGGTCAGCCACGAATTGCGCACGCCACTGACCTCGATCAAGGGCGCGCTGGGATTGCTGAGCGCGACCGAAGCCAAGAATATGTCGGCGGGCACAACGCGCTTGCTGGAAATCGCGCGCACCAATGCCGACCGCCTGACGATGATCGTCAACGACATCCTTGATCTTGAGAAGATTTCATCGGGAGAGGTCGTGTTCGACATCGAGAACAACAATCTTGGCGATATCATCGAGGCTTCCGTCGCTGAAATGCAGCCGTTTGCGCTGGAACATCAAAACACGATCAGGATCGACGCCCCGAAGGGGGACGTCATTGTCAACATCGACGCGAGCCGGACAAAACAGGTGCTGGCAAATCTGGTGTCCAACGCCTGCAAGTATTCCGATCCCGATACCGAGGTCACTGTGCAATTTGAGCGGCTGGACGACGAGGCAATCGTCTTTGTTCAGAATACCGGTCCCGGTGTGCCCGACAGCTTTCGCGAATCGATCTTTGACGCGTTCACGCAGGCAGATGGCTCCGATACCCGGTCAAAGGGCGGGACCGGGTTGGGGCTGAATATCACGCGGCAGATCGTCTCGCGCCAGTCGGGCAAGATCGGGTTCGAAAGCGCGCCCGGAGGTTTGACCGTATTCTGGTTTACTGCGCCACTGGTAGACGTTGATGCTCTTGTCCCGCGGGATGACGCACCGCACCAGCGCGTGCTGTCCGCGCGCCCGATCAAGGTGCTTCACGTCGAGGACGACCTTGATTTCATCGACGTCATCCGTGCAGGTTTCGGAGAAAGCGCTGATTTCGTCGGCGTGCGCAGCCTGTCAGAGGCACGCTCGATCCTCGATAAGGACAAGTGGGACGCCGTCGTGATGGATTGGACGCTGCCGGATGGTGACGGCCGCGACCTGTTGGCCGAGGTGCAGCGGAAACAGCCGCAGGCGCGCTTGATCGTGCTGACAGCGGCAAATGGCGTAGAGGATCCGCGTGCTCATGCGACGCTGACAAAATCGCAGGTCGAGATCGAAGAGATCACGGCAACGATCCGCGACGCGGTCAATGAGCATTCGGTCTCGAAACGGCTGTCTTTCAGCTAATTTGCGACAACGCCGCATTATTGTCATTTTGATCTGAAATGTTGCCCGCAGTCCGGACACGCCTCCAAGCGCCGTCCAGTCAGTGATGGAGCGATACGTTGACCAGCCAGACCCTTCTTACCAGTGCCGCCGCCTTGTTCGCAGGTGCGGCCGTCGGATCCAGTCTGAACATCCTGTCGCAGGCGCAGGCACAGCCCTTGCTGCTTGCCGCGGCGCTGATCGCTGGCGGTACAGCCGCCTACGGGTCGCTGATGATGGCCCGCGCAAGGGGCGGCGGATCGCCCGGTCGGGCCGCGCTTGCGGTATCGGCCTTTGACGTTCTGGCAGACGAGGTCTGGATCTTTGATCCCCGCAAAGCTGCATTTATCTATTTCAACGAAGCCGCACGCGTGCGCTCCGGTGTTGTCGACGCATCGCGCTCGGGCGTGCCCTTGACGGATCTTCTTCACCCTGAATTGCATAGGGATCTTCACGACGCAGTCGTGCACGGCAATCCGGGTACCGCGCCCGCGACCGTGCGATTGGGCCAGACAACCTTCCAGGTGACGCTGCGGTGTTTCGCGGGCGACGATGGCGCCGGTTACATCATGCTTATGCTGCACGATATTTCGTATCAACTTGCCGAAGAACAGCGCAAGGCCGACTTCATCTCGACTGTCAGTCACGAATTGCGTTCGCCGTTGACGTCGATCAAGGGCTCGATGGGGCTGTTGCTGTCGAATGCTGCGGGCGATCTGCCTGGCGCGGCGCGCAGCATGGTCGAAATTTCGCACCGCAACGCCGAGCGGCTGGTGCTGATCATCAACGATATCCTCGACCTCGAAAAGATCTCGAAGGGGGGATGCATTTCGATGTCAAACCGGTTGATCTTGCGGCGCTTGTCAATGAAGCGCGCGAGGCTTCTGCCGTGTTTGTGCAGCGCTTTGATCTGGAAATCGACGTCGTTGGCGGAGAGCGCCCCGTTTGGGTCGACACGGATGCAAACCGCATCATGCAGGTGCTCAACAATTTGCTGACGAACGCCGCGAAATTCTCGGGGGCCGGGCGAAAGATTACGGTGGCGCTGGAACAACTCGACGATTCAGTGCGCATCAGTGTCACCGACCAGGGCGCAGGTATCCCGCTGGGAGAGCAGCACAAGATCTTCCAACGCTTTGCCGATATGACCAATTCCGATCGCACCGCCAAGGGCGGCACCGGGCTGGGTTTGAGCATCAGCAAGGCGATCGTCGATATGCTTGGCGGGACAATCGGGTTCAAGAGCATCGAAGGGCAGGGGACCACGTTCCATTTCACCCTTCCTATGCGGTCCGATATCTCGGATACTGTGCCCGGCGCCGCGCGCATGCGTCACGCCGGATAACACGACCGAACGGGGACCGAGAACCTAATGATCAAATTACTGCATGTCGAAGACGACGCCGATATCCGCGAAATTGCAAAACTGTCGCTGGAGATGTCGGGCGAGTTCGAGGTGACGCAGTGCGAATCCGGACCCGATGCGCTGAAACTGGTTGAGACGGTCACGCCGGATATCATCCTGCTGGACATGATGATGCCAGGGATGACGGGCAAGGAAACGCTGGCGCATATGCGCGGGATGCCGCATCTGAAGGATACGCCAGCGATCTTCATGACCGCGCGCGCGCAGGAATCCGAGCTGGACGAGCTGCGCGCCATCGGCGCGGCGGAAGTGATCAGCAAACCATTTGATCCGATGGCACTGGCCGATCAAATCAAGGCTGCCATCGCCTGATATGCGTGAGACGCAGGCGCCGACAGACCGGCGCGCGGGGCCGACGCGCAGACACCTGACACACCAACGCGATAGCACCGCCGCCGCAGGGAATTGCGGGGCGGTGACATCCTTCAAGGTGGTGGTGTTCGCGCAAGTCAGGTGCGCAGTTCCAGACAGCTGGCGACAAAGCCGTCGATGCGCCAGATGATTTGACCCGGGCAAACCGCAAGATCGGCGTATTCGCCGTCGAGATGGGCAATAATCTCCATCTCGCATTCCTGCGCCATTGCGCCAAGCTCGGGAAAACCGACGGTGCCTGCGCTGCCCGCGATCTGGTGCAGGATATCCTTGGCATCCGACAGGTTGCGGTTGATCTCTTCGGCTGTCTCAGCGTCCCAGGCGGCAAGCGCGTGCTGCGCGATGCGGCTGCTACGCTCTTCGAGCATTTCGACAAAGCGCGCCCGGATCTTGTCCAGTCCTGGCAATTCCAATGCGGCGGCGTTCATGCGGTTCTCCCGAACTGGAAAAAGTCATTCTTGAGCCGTTCGTATTCGATCGCGGCCTCTTCGGCGGAGGCCTGCGCCTGACCCAGCGCGTTGAGGATCTGCTCCCCGGATTTCCAGACCAGCCGGATCGCAGCGCCAGCACTCACCCTTGGGTGCAGCTCGGTACCATCATTACACAAAATCTGCGCACGGCTAAGGTAAAGATTCACGTGATCGCACAGCTGCGTCATGTCCGGGCGCCAGCCCGATTCCGTGATGCACACGAATGTGCCACTACCGGCGTAGGTCATCAGAAACTGGTGCTCCGACAGCGTGTCCGAGATCACCTCGGCTATGTCCTCGATCAGGAAACGGAACTCCGCCGGCGACAGCGTGCTGTGAAACCCTTCAACCTTGCGCAATGTAAACGCAAAGACGGTCGAGCCGAAAAGCGAGTTGCGCGACAGCTGGGCGACATAGTTCTCCATCGCGGTGCATTCGATCACATTGTCCACGTCATTGAGCAGGATCGGCGTATGCAGCTCCAGCGGCATGTCCTGCGGGTCTTGTTGATCATGCAAGGCCTGAGCGGCAAAAATCTTGCTGGTCTTCGGCGCGCGGCTTTTCACAAGCTCGTCGATCATTGCAATACGGGCCTTCAGCTCGGTCACGTCGAAGGGTTTTGTGGCGTAGTCGGTCGCTCCGGCGGCAAAGGCTGCGTCGATGTATCGTTTTTCGGACATGGCAGTGAGCATGACAACCGGCGTATTGGTATGCGCCTCCATCTTGCGCAGCGCCTGGCACAGCTCGATCCCGTCCATCCGGGGCATCTGTATATCCAGCATGAAGCAATCGATCTGCGGGGCATCCGGACCCTGCATCAATTCAAGCGCCTCGATCCCCGAGCTTGCAGTCTGCAATTCGTGGTTCGCGAAAACCGTCACGAATTGCTTGAGAAGCTCCAGGATGATGGGATCGTCATCGACCGCAAGAATTCGCATCTGTTCACTCCGAAAATGCCATTGCCCCTTTGGGCGCTGAGTACAACTTGCTGGTGAAAAATGGCGAAAGTAGGACAGATTGGGAATTAATCGAGGTTAATTCACTGCATTGTTTCGACCTTGTGAGAGGTCAACGATTTTCAGCCGCGACCCAGATCGTATTGCGCCAGATAGGCCTGCATCGGGCGCAGGATATGCTCTGCGTGCAGGGGGATCAGCACGGCAAGGTTACCGGCTTCCAGCGCGCCGATCATCTGCGCGTGCTCTGCCTGGGTCTCTTCCAGAAACCCAGATTGGTGAAAATTCAGGGATCGGATCGGATAGGTGCGGCGCGCCTGAACCGAAATTGCCTCGCACAGTACCGGGCTGCCGCAACACGCGAAGATGCGTTTGTGAAACGCGTTGTTGAGTTGGAACACCTGCGGGAAATCCTGCGCAGCGATTGCCGCGCCGTGCGCGTCGTGAATATCGCGCAGATCCTGCAGGGCCTCGGCAGACAGCGGAAAGTCGATCCGTTCGAGCGCGGCGGCGTGCAGGATGTTGCGCAATTCGTACATCTGCTCGATCTCGGTGCCGGAGTAGCTGCACACATGCGCGCCCTTGTTTACCTCACGTATGGCAAGGCCGCCCAGAACCAGCGTGTCGATGGCCCGGCGCACACGGTGCCTGGATTGGCCGAAGCGGTCCATCAACTCGTCCTCGATCAACCGCTGATTTGGATAGAGGCGCCCGAAAATAATGTCCATTTCCAGCGTTTTTGCCAGCCAGTCCTTGTCGCTTGTTTCAATCGTCAACGCTGATGGGGTCATGTCGGGAGGGCCTTTGATCGTCAGGTGCACGTCAAGGCACGCAGACTACGGCGATTGCGGGTGTTGTAAACGCAAGAATATCGTCGCCACGGTGTTTTACCGCCTGGGCGGGTGTCGGGCGCCGGTCGTTTTACCCAGGGGCGTATTTGGCGTTATCGATTGTCGCGGTTGCGGCCTTTGTCTGAACTGATCTGCGGGCCTGTCAGGAGCGTGACCGCTCCGCGTCCGAAGCCTTGGCGCAGAATTCCAGAACGACACCGCTGGCGTATTCGGCCGGGATGGCAAAACCACGGGCCGTCGGGATTGGGCGGATGCCTGTCGCCTCGACCGCCGCGCGGCTTTGCTCCAGCGCGTCTGAGGAGAGGCGCAGCACTGTAAAGGCCCCCTCAGCCGTGCCGGTCGCATCGACGCCGGGATAGGCCTGCGCCATTTGCGCTGGCGTCATCAGGATTACCGGCGCCGAAGCGGGGCCTGTATCGATACGGGTCTCCTCAGCCGTCGTCGTCACCCGGCCCTCGGCCCAGAGCCGCGCGAATTGCGCCGCCTCATGGACGGGCGCGTCACTCAGCGCCACGATGGCAGAAAGGCCGCTGGCACCATTCGGGTGGTCGATCAATTCGGGCAGCCAGACGCTGTCGGGGGTGTGATGCTCGCACATGAAAACGATTCCGCGGGGCACTTCGGCGGGGGCAAAGGGCAATGTCGTGAACGCGGCACGGGCCGTCCCGCCACCGGGCAGCGGCACGGGCCGCTCAAAACTGCCTGTTTTTCCGGCAGAGATTCCCAGTGCCTTCAGCGCCTCGGCCCCCGCTGCGGCATCTTTGATCCGGCAGGCGATGGCGTGCAGACCCTCGCCTTGCTTTTGCAGGATCTCCGCGCGCGAGCTGTTCAAGGGTGTGCGGGCCGTAAGGCCCAAAAGCTCAAAATAGTCGTTGGGAAACATGATTGTATAATTGGCCGAGCCTTTTTCTGCCGAATGTTCGCCGCGCGGTGACAGTGTAAAACCCAGCTTGCGGTACTGCGCTGCCGCAGTCTCGAGATCATGCACAAGTGCAAAGCAATGGTCGATCCCGAGGCTGGGATGGGGCATGAAACTTGTCCTTTTCGAACATTGGAGAATCTTGACTAGCAACCGGATAACCCTAAGGTTGAGCGGGTATGATTGCACTCAATCAATCAGAAAATCAACGCAGGGACGGATAAGATGACAACAGGGTTTTTCAAAACATGTGTCTGGGCCGTCGCGGGCGCCGCGGCGCTCGGGCTTGGAACTGCCGCAAGCGCACAGGAAGTGCGCAAGGGCGGCACCGTAATCGTTCACATGAATTCCGAGCAACGAACGCTCAACCCCGCATTGCGCGCCTCGACGGGGGTTTACTATATCTCCGGCAAGATCGTGGAGCCGTTGATCGACCGCAGCTACGACGGCTACGAGCCTGTGCTGGCGACCGAATGGTCGACCAGCGACGACGGCCTCGCGATCACGGTCAAGCTGCGCGAAGGGGTCAATTGGCACGACGGCGAGGCGTTTGCCTGCGACGACGTCGCCTTTACCGCGATGGAGATGTGGAAGCCGCTGCTGAACTATTCCTCCGCGCTTCAGGCCAATCTGGAGTCCGTAGATTGCACCGACGATCTGACGGCCGTGTTCAATTACTCAAAACCGATGCCGCTGGATCTGTTCGTGGCCGCGATGCCCGATTTGGGCCATCCGATGCCCAAGCACCTCTATGAAGGGACGGACATCCTCAAAAACGAATACAACACCGCGCCGGTGGGCACGGGCCCGTTCAAATTCGTGGAGTACGAGCGCGGTCAATACGTCATGGCCGTCAAGAACGAAGACTACTGGCGCGAGGGTTATCCGCACCTTGACCGCGTCGTGTGGCGGTTCATCCGCGATAAATCCGCCGCCGCCGCCGCGCTTGAGGCGGGCGAGGTGCACGAAAGCGGGTTTATCGGTGTGTCGATGGCGGATGTGGAGCGCCTGTCGAATGATGATCGTTTCGAGGTCGGCACAAAGGGATACGAGAACAACGTCGCCCACTCGACGCTCGAATTCAACCACCGCAACGAGATCCTCGCCAATGTGAAGGTCCGCCAGGCGATGCACCACGCGCTCGACATCGATTTTGCGATCGAAAACATCATGCGCGGATTTGCGGCGCCGGGTCGTGGCCCGGTGCCTGCGGCGGGAGGCGCGAATTACACCGACGACGTGCCGGTGTACGAATACGATGTGGAAAAGGCTAAGGCGCTGCTGGACGAGGCGGGCTATCCCGCCGATGACAATGGTGTGCGCTTCACCCTGCGCCACCGTCCCGCGCCCTGGGGCGAATACACCCAGCTTTGGGGCGAATACTACGCTCAGGCGATGAAAGAGGTCGGCATCGACGTTGAGATCCTGACCAACGACGCGCCGGGGTTCCTGAACGGTGTCTACCGCGACTATGATTTTGACACGGCGAACGGCTGGCACCAGTTCCGCTCTGATCCGGCGGTCAGCACGATGGTCTGGCTGCGCTCGGGCCAGCCTGCGGGCACGCCCTGGACCAATCAGTTCGGCTGGCAGGACGATGAGATCGACCAGATGATCGACGACGCCGCGTCCGAGCTTGATCCCGAAAAACGCGCGGCGATGTATCACGAGATCCAGCGCAAGAACCAGGAGATCCTGCCAGTGATGTTCGCGATCGAGCATCCGTTCATCTCTGTCACGAACAAGAAGCTGCAAAACCACCACAACACGCCCCGCTGGAATTCTTCC
Protein-coding regions in this window:
- a CDS encoding PAS domain S-box protein, encoding MSKRFALLLVITSLVMSAALFHYASRAERMNASAEFRAITADSVEVVVSRVEGYGEVLRGVGAFLGVRENVSLFEYNEYVGAQKLSETRPAMLGVSYIRAINPLGRRFLESNISREYGRDITVYPETTHSELFVVSRVSPLAENGAALGLDVSADPLRREIFERSRRENTMLMSQRIVLVQDKSKSDGFLLVRPIFAKEFVPETQSTAEGDFLGWVAAPFIAREMLAGATFSQGLNYNLEVFASDRPDGSTHFFDSSAENSEAGQFTLDYPIELFGQRWTLRYTSTPSFDGTMLSYLPLLLALIGIMLSALLAMALKYVNLRGEALAKAVEERTKLLSAREQERRATLDTTMAAVLVTDDDGEIQFANAGAAALFAIDRAAFDGKSLSDFVALKPGAGQTQGYNAEGICANGQRLFLDVEMNTWTDADGSSRITALVRDVTPAIMSRQRVESVRKRYDAALAGAEIGIFEVDLETGKSIVSDTWHTIMGTADLTEEFDHQRHFMGRVHKEDLPALLEADQRCINGQATRTKAEYRVKFGDDWRWMYSDAVATERDGEGRALRLVGTQTDITEIRHARNALELSEQRFRMVLEDAPVGMALMDEQGNLVGANGALSTLVGYSEEAMINKMRLSDLLDPDEFRALANEVQNRVNDGQESTYEAELRLLTKGGEERWGLFSVTWTHDKNIDELVYIAQIVDVTDKKKVEQIKSEFVATVSHELRTPLTSIKGALGLLSATEAKNMSAGTTRLLEIARTNADRLTMIVNDILDLEKISSGEVVFDIENNNLGDIIEASVAEMQPFALEHQNTIRIDAPKGDVIVNIDASRTKQVLANLVSNACKYSDPDTEVTVQFERLDDEAIVFVQNTGPGVPDSFRESIFDAFTQADGSDTRSKGGTGLGLNITRQIVSRQSGKIGFESAPGGLTVFWFTAPLVDVDALVPRDDAPHQRVLSARPIKVLHVEDDLDFIDVIRAGFGESADFVGVRSLSEARSILDKDKWDAVVMDWTLPDGDGRDLLAEVQRKQPQARLIVLTAANGVEDPRAHATLTKSQVEIEEITATIRDAVNEHSVSKRLSFS
- a CDS encoding histidine kinase dimerization/phospho-acceptor domain-containing protein yields the protein MTSQTLLTSAAALFAGAAVGSSLNILSQAQAQPLLLAAALIAGGTAAYGSLMMARARGGGSPGRAALAVSAFDVLADEVWIFDPRKAAFIYFNEAARVRSGVVDASRSGVPLTDLLHPELHRDLHDAVVHGNPGTAPATVRLGQTTFQVTLRCFAGDDGAGYIMLMLHDISYQLAEEQRKADFISTVSHELRSPLTSIKGSMGLLLSNAAGDLPGAARSMVEISHRNAERLVLIINDILDLEKISKGGCISMSNRLILRRLSMKRARLLPCLCSALIWKSTSLAESAPFGSTRMQTASCRCSTIC
- a CDS encoding sensor histidine kinase, encoding MQVLNNLLTNAAKFSGAGRKITVALEQLDDSVRISVTDQGAGIPLGEQHKIFQRFADMTNSDRTAKGGTGLGLSISKAIVDMLGGTIGFKSIEGQGTTFHFTLPMRSDISDTVPGAARMRHAG
- a CDS encoding response regulator translates to MIKLLHVEDDADIREIAKLSLEMSGEFEVTQCESGPDALKLVETVTPDIILLDMMMPGMTGKETLAHMRGMPHLKDTPAIFMTARAQESELDELRAIGAAEVISKPFDPMALADQIKAAIA
- a CDS encoding Hpt domain-containing protein translates to MNAAALELPGLDKIRARFVEMLEERSSRIAQHALAAWDAETAEEINRNLSDAKDILHQIAGSAGTVGFPELGAMAQECEMEIIAHLDGEYADLAVCPGQIIWRIDGFVASCLELRT
- a CDS encoding response regulator, with product MRILAVDDDPIILELLKQFVTVFANHELQTASSGIEALELMQGPDAPQIDCFMLDIQMPRMDGIELCQALRKMEAHTNTPVVMLTAMSEKRYIDAAFAAGATDYATKPFDVTELKARIAMIDELVKSRAPKTSKIFAAQALHDQQDPQDMPLELHTPILLNDVDNVIECTAMENYVAQLSRNSLFGSTVFAFTLRKVEGFHSTLSPAEFRFLIEDIAEVISDTLSEHQFLMTYAGSGTFVCITESGWRPDMTQLCDHVNLYLSRAQILCNDGTELHPRVSAGAAIRLVWKSGEQILNALGQAQASAEEAAIEYERLKNDFFQFGRTA
- a CDS encoding GntR family transcriptional regulator, coding for MTPSALTIETSDKDWLAKTLEMDIIFGRLYPNQRLIEDELMDRFGQSRHRVRRAIDTLVLGGLAIREVNKGAHVCSYSGTEIEQMYELRNILHAAALERIDFPLSAEALQDLRDIHDAHGAAIAAQDFPQVFQLNNAFHKRIFACCGSPVLCEAISVQARRTYPIRSLNFHQSGFLEETQAEHAQMIGALEAGNLAVLIPLHAEHILRPMQAYLAQYDLGRG
- a CDS encoding VOC family protein; translated protein: MPHPSLGIDHCFALVHDLETAAAQYRKLGFTLSPRGEHSAEKGSANYTIMFPNDYFELLGLTARTPLNSSRAEILQKQGEGLHAIACRIKDAAAGAEALKALGISAGKTGSFERPVPLPGGGTARAAFTTLPFAPAEVPRGIVFMCEHHTPDSVWLPELIDHPNGASGLSAIVALSDAPVHEAAQFARLWAEGRVTTTAEETRIDTGPASAPVILMTPAQMAQAYPGVDATGTAEGAFTVLRLSSDALEQSRAAVEATGIRPIPTARGFAIPAEYASGVVLEFCAKASDAERSRS
- a CDS encoding ABC transporter substrate-binding protein, which produces MTTGFFKTCVWAVAGAAALGLGTAASAQEVRKGGTVIVHMNSEQRTLNPALRASTGVYYISGKIVEPLIDRSYDGYEPVLATEWSTSDDGLAITVKLREGVNWHDGEAFACDDVAFTAMEMWKPLLNYSSALQANLESVDCTDDLTAVFNYSKPMPLDLFVAAMPDLGHPMPKHLYEGTDILKNEYNTAPVGTGPFKFVEYERGQYVMAVKNEDYWREGYPHLDRVVWRFIRDKSAAAAALEAGEVHESGFIGVSMADVERLSNDDRFEVGTKGYENNVAHSTLEFNHRNEILANVKVRQAMHHALDIDFAIENIMRGFAAPGRGPVPAAGGANYTDDVPVYEYDVEKAKALLDEAGYPADDNGVRFTLRHRPAPWGEYTQLWGEYYAQAMKEVGIDVEILTNDAPGFLNGVYRDYDFDTANGWHQFRSDPAVSTMVWLRSGQPAGTPWTNQFGWQDDEIDQMIDDAASELDPEKRAAMYHEIQRKNQEILPVMFAIEHPFISVTNKKLQNHHNTPRWNSSSWYDLWLAE